A segment of the Lactobacillus sp. ESL0700 genome:
GTTGGCGGTTACCCACGAGGAAGAATTATTGAAATTTATGGACCTGAATCTTCTGGTAAGACGACGGTTGCTTTGCATGCTGTTGCTGAAGTTCAAAAACGTGGCGGTACCGCTGCTTATATCGATGCCGAAAACGCAATGGATCCTGCATATGCGCAAGCTTTAGGCGTTGACGTTGATGCGCTGATTTTGTCACAGCCGAATACTGGTGAGGAAGGATTGCAAATTGCCGATACCTTGATTGCCAGTGGTGCCATTGATATTTTGATTGTCGATTCTGTTGCTGCCTTAGTGCCGCAAGCTGAAATTGACGGCGATATTGGTGATAGTCACGTGGGTTTGCAGGCGCGACTAATGAGTCAGGCGTTGCGTAAGCTTTCCGGTAATATTAATAAGACCAAAACTATTGCGATTTTTATCAATCAAATTCGGGAAAAAGTTGGTATCATGTTCGGTAACCCTGAAACCACACCTGGTGGCCGTGCTCTGAAATTTTATTCAACAATTCGTTTGGAAATTAGACGCGCTGAAAAAATCAAGCAGACTGGCGGCGACATTACTGGTAACCGAGTAAAAATTAAGGTGGTCAAGAATAAGGTTGCGCCACCATTTAAGGTTGCTGAAGTCGACATGATGTATGGTAAGGGTATTTCTCAAAGTGGGGAATTGCTCGACATGGCAGCTGATAAGGATATTATTGCTAAGGCTGGTTCGTGGTACTCATACAATAATGAGCGAATTGGTCAAGGCCGAGAAAACGCTAAGAAGTACCTTGAAGAACACCAAGATATTTATAATGACGTTCAACATCAAGTTCGCCAAGCTTACGGCATTGATGAAAAATCAATCGCTGACCGTGAAGATCCGGAAAAAATTAAAGCTAAAAAAGCAAAAGATGAAAATGCGACAAAGGAAGCTTCCCAAAAAGAAGCTGACAACAAAAGCAAATAGAGTTGAAGAAATTAACCTTGACCTTGGAATTTAAGGCAAGGTTTTTTTCTTGTTGATTGACATGTGTCCCGCGGTTCTTTATCATTAATATTGTGTGAATAATCTAAAAAATAAAAAAGGCGATAGTAATCATGACAAATATAATTTTGATTCCCGTCGCAGTTGCTATTATTTCAATTATAATTGGCTTAGGAATTGGTTATGCAATTCGCAAGCACATTTGGGAAAAGAATGCCCAGAATGCGCAAAATGATGCTGACCATATTTTAACCGATGCAAAAGCACAAGTTGCTGCTGCAAAAACCGAGGTTAATGCGCAAAAGCAGGCTACCGAGGCCTTAAAGCAAAGTGCTGAAAACACTAAAAAAGAGAAAATTCTTGAAGCTCAAGAAAAAATTCAGGATTATCGGCAAAAGGTGGAAGACGAATTAAATGTTAAGCGTGACACAATTGCGCGTGACAATAATCGGCTGAAACAACGAGAAGATACCCTTGATCATAAGAATTCTTTACTTAAAGAACAAGAGAATGAAC
Coding sequences within it:
- the recA gene encoding recombinase RecA; amino-acid sequence: MAKDEKQKALESALKKIEKNFGKGAVMRMGDKADTEISTVPSGSLALDAALGVGGYPRGRIIEIYGPESSGKTTVALHAVAEVQKRGGTAAYIDAENAMDPAYAQALGVDVDALILSQPNTGEEGLQIADTLIASGAIDILIVDSVAALVPQAEIDGDIGDSHVGLQARLMSQALRKLSGNINKTKTIAIFINQIREKVGIMFGNPETTPGGRALKFYSTIRLEIRRAEKIKQTGGDITGNRVKIKVVKNKVAPPFKVAEVDMMYGKGISQSGELLDMAADKDIIAKAGSWYSYNNERIGQGRENAKKYLEEHQDIYNDVQHQVRQAYGIDEKSIADREDPEKIKAKKAKDENATKEASQKEADNKSK